The Shewanella sp. KX20019 genome window below encodes:
- the topA gene encoding type I DNA topoisomerase, which produces MGKSLVIVESPAKAKTINKYLGKDFIVKSSVGHIRDLPTSSSPDANVVSKTPAEVKKMSPEEKAEYKSLKAKQALVARMGVDPEKGWKAKYQTLPGKEKVVKELQTLAESADHIYLATDLDREGEAIAWHLQQVIGGDQSRYQRVVFNEITKSAIQDAFSQPSVLDTNMVNAQQARRFLDRVVGFMASPLLWKKVARGLSAGRVQSVAVRLVVERESEIKAFVPEEFWDVHAELNTLADELLKMQVVKYQNKAFNPVNQTEADTAVSALSQSSFVVAAREDRATQSKPSAPYITSTLQQAASTRLGYGVKKTMMMAQRLYEAGHITYMRTDSTNLSQEALDNVREMIGKEFGDKYLPEAPLRYGSKEGAQEAHEAIRPSNVKVTAASLTDMERDAQRLYELIWRQFVSCQMTPAKYDATRLTVKAGEYELKATGRTLRFDGWTRVQTAVKKKNEEDNTLPVVAKGDKVKLKELLPKQHFTKPAARYSEASLVKELEKRGIGRPSTYATIISTIQDRGYVKVDNRRFYAEKMGEIVSDRLVGSFQDLMSYDFTASMEQTLDDVAQGKLEWKKVLDGFYKDFTKQLEHAELPPEEGGMRPNEMVMTDIKCPTCGRPMGIRTGTTGVFLGCSGYALPPKERCKTTLNLTPGEEAISESAEDAETEALRAKHRCGICGTAMDSYLIDEKRKLHICGNNPTCEGIEIEEGQFKIKGYEGPIIECDRCQNDMELKNGRFGKYFGCTNSECKNTRKLLKSGEAAPPKEDPIHLPDLKCTKSDAYFVLRDGAAGIFLAASTFPKSRETRGPLVEELVKYRELLWPKYAFLADAPIADDDGNLASVRFSRKTKEQYVATDVDGKATGWNAKFIDGKWVAEAKAKAKPKAKAKPKAKPKAKAKPKAEPKGK; this is translated from the coding sequence ATGGGTAAATCGCTAGTAATCGTCGAATCACCGGCCAAAGCCAAGACTATTAATAAATATCTAGGCAAAGATTTCATCGTTAAGTCGAGTGTGGGTCACATCCGTGATCTACCAACATCGTCGAGTCCTGACGCTAATGTGGTCAGTAAGACACCAGCTGAAGTCAAGAAGATGTCTCCAGAGGAGAAGGCTGAGTATAAAAGTTTAAAGGCGAAGCAAGCGTTAGTTGCACGCATGGGAGTCGATCCCGAAAAAGGTTGGAAAGCTAAATATCAAACGCTTCCCGGCAAAGAGAAAGTTGTAAAAGAGTTACAAACACTGGCTGAGTCAGCTGACCACATCTATCTCGCAACCGATTTGGATAGAGAGGGTGAGGCGATTGCTTGGCATCTCCAGCAAGTCATTGGTGGAGATCAGTCCCGCTACCAGCGCGTCGTTTTTAATGAGATTACTAAATCGGCGATTCAAGACGCATTTAGTCAGCCATCGGTGCTAGATACTAACATGGTCAATGCGCAACAAGCGCGTCGATTCTTAGACCGTGTTGTGGGCTTTATGGCATCACCGTTACTTTGGAAAAAAGTGGCGCGCGGACTGTCTGCTGGACGAGTTCAATCAGTTGCTGTGCGTTTAGTTGTTGAACGTGAAAGTGAAATTAAAGCGTTTGTACCTGAAGAGTTTTGGGATGTCCACGCTGAGTTAAATACTTTAGCTGACGAGCTGTTAAAAATGCAGGTCGTTAAATATCAGAATAAAGCATTTAACCCTGTTAATCAGACAGAAGCAGACACTGCCGTAAGTGCATTGTCGCAGTCTAGCTTCGTTGTTGCAGCGCGTGAAGACCGTGCAACGCAAAGTAAGCCATCGGCACCTTATATCACCTCAACGTTACAACAAGCAGCAAGTACACGTTTAGGTTATGGCGTTAAAAAGACAATGATGATGGCGCAGCGCTTATATGAAGCGGGCCACATTACTTATATGCGTACCGATTCAACCAACTTAAGCCAAGAAGCACTGGATAATGTGCGAGAAATGATTGGCAAAGAGTTTGGTGATAAGTATCTACCAGAAGCTCCACTTCGTTACGGCAGCAAAGAGGGGGCACAAGAGGCTCACGAAGCGATTCGTCCGTCGAATGTGAAAGTCACAGCGGCATCTCTAACAGATATGGAGCGTGATGCTCAGCGTTTATATGAGTTGATCTGGCGTCAATTTGTATCCTGTCAGATGACACCAGCAAAGTATGACGCGACGCGTCTTACCGTCAAAGCAGGTGAATATGAGCTAAAAGCCACTGGACGTACGTTACGTTTTGATGGTTGGACCCGAGTTCAAACGGCTGTTAAGAAAAAGAACGAAGAAGACAATACACTGCCTGTTGTCGCTAAAGGCGACAAGGTTAAGCTCAAAGAGCTACTGCCTAAACAGCACTTTACTAAACCTGCTGCACGTTACAGTGAAGCGTCATTAGTAAAAGAGCTTGAAAAGCGCGGTATTGGTCGTCCATCTACATACGCGACGATTATTTCGACCATTCAAGATAGAGGCTACGTAAAGGTTGATAACCGTCGTTTCTATGCTGAGAAAATGGGTGAAATCGTCAGTGACAGACTTGTCGGCAGTTTCCAAGATTTAATGAGCTATGATTTCACCGCAAGCATGGAGCAGACATTAGATGATGTTGCTCAAGGCAAGCTGGAGTGGAAAAAAGTACTCGACGGTTTCTATAAGGATTTCACCAAACAGTTAGAGCACGCTGAATTACCACCTGAAGAGGGCGGTATGCGTCCTAATGAGATGGTAATGACGGATATTAAGTGTCCTACCTGTGGTCGTCCAATGGGTATCCGTACCGGTACAACCGGTGTATTCCTAGGTTGTTCAGGCTATGCATTACCTCCAAAAGAGCGTTGTAAGACGACCTTAAACTTAACGCCTGGCGAAGAAGCGATAAGTGAAAGTGCTGAAGATGCAGAAACTGAAGCATTACGTGCAAAACATCGCTGCGGTATATGTGGCACTGCTATGGATAGCTATCTCATCGATGAAAAACGAAAACTGCACATCTGTGGCAATAACCCCACGTGTGAAGGTATTGAAATCGAAGAGGGGCAATTTAAGATTAAGGGTTATGAAGGGCCCATTATTGAGTGCGATCGTTGTCAAAACGATATGGAACTTAAGAATGGTCGTTTCGGTAAGTATTTTGGTTGCACTAATTCTGAATGTAAGAATACGCGTAAGCTGCTAAAAAGCGGCGAAGCTGCGCCACCAAAGGAAGACCCTATTCACCTGCCAGATCTTAAATGCACTAAGTCTGATGCTTATTTTGTATTGCGAGATGGCGCTGCAGGGATCTTCCTTGCCGCCAGTACCTTCCCTAAGTCCCGTGAGACACGTGGCCCATTAGTTGAAGAGCTGGTTAAGTACAGAGAGCTGTTATGGCCTAAGTACGCTTTCCTTGCCGATGCACCGATTGCTGATGATGATGGTAATCTAGCGTCAGTGCGCTTTAGCCGAAAGACAAAGGAGCAATACGTTGCAACCGATGTAGATGGTAAAGCGACAGGCTGGAATGCTAAGTTTATTGACGGAAAGTGGGTTGCTGAAGCCAAGGCAAAGGCAAAACCTAAAGCGAAAGCTAAGCCTAAAGCCAAGCCAAAGGCTAAAGCAAAACCGAAAGCAGAACCGAAAGGTAAGTAA
- the ycfP gene encoding alpha/beta hydrolase YcfP, which translates to MILYLHGFDATSPGNHDKMRQLQFIDEDVRLVSYSTQHPKNDMQYLLNEVSKHIIASEDVSPLIIGVGLGAFWAERIGFLNKIKSVLINPNLAPQHDMVNKIDRPEEYADIMNKCVTDFRLLNREKSLCILARNDEVNDNDAIANQLKDYYSIVWDEEQSHKFTSLAAQLNCIKAFKIS; encoded by the coding sequence ATGATCCTGTATTTACATGGGTTTGATGCAACCAGTCCTGGTAACCACGACAAAATGCGTCAACTGCAATTTATTGACGAAGATGTACGTTTGGTTAGCTATAGTACCCAGCATCCCAAAAATGATATGCAGTATTTATTGAATGAAGTTAGTAAGCATATTATCGCATCAGAGGATGTATCACCGCTGATCATCGGTGTTGGTTTAGGCGCATTTTGGGCGGAACGAATTGGCTTTTTAAACAAGATTAAGTCGGTGTTAATTAATCCGAACCTCGCTCCGCAACATGATATGGTTAACAAAATAGACAGGCCAGAAGAGTATGCCGATATCATGAACAAATGCGTTACTGACTTTCGCTTACTTAATCGTGAAAAATCATTGTGTATCTTGGCCAGAAATGATGAAGTTAATGATAACGATGCTATCGCTAATCAATTAAAGGATTATTACAGTATCGTATGGGACGAAGAGCAGAGTCATAAGTTTACTTCTCTTGCTGCTCAGCTAAATTGCATTAAGGCATTTAAAATAAGTTAA
- the nagZ gene encoding beta-N-acetylhexosaminidase, with protein sequence MSYLMLDVDSTVLSDDEAKQLAHPMIGGLILFSRNYADRNQLIQLIRSIRAVRADILIAVDQEGGRVQRFRDGFTILPAMGDILPAAKGDIRLACSWATELGFLMAIELLAIDVDLSFAPVLDLNGISQVIGKRSFSDNKDEVELLANAFIAGMEHAGMASVGKHFPGHGSVEADSHIAKPVDTRPKESIFANDMQPFKELIAKERLQGIMPAHVIYPNVDPHPAGFSTFWLQDVLRKELGFNGVIFSDDLGMKGAAVAGGYCERAQAAIDAGCNMILVCNDSVGATEVLHGVNWPKQEQKVSANLLKPKLDVVANALQDNGRWEKAKAIAAEILKD encoded by the coding sequence ATGAGTTATTTGATGCTAGACGTTGATTCGACTGTTTTAAGTGATGATGAGGCAAAGCAGCTAGCCCACCCAATGATTGGTGGTCTAATCTTGTTTAGCCGTAACTACGCTGATCGCAATCAACTTATACAACTCATTCGGTCAATAAGGGCAGTTCGTGCCGATATTTTAATTGCGGTTGACCAAGAGGGCGGACGGGTACAGCGTTTTAGAGACGGTTTTACAATATTGCCTGCAATGGGCGATATATTACCAGCGGCTAAGGGCGATATCAGGCTGGCCTGCTCTTGGGCTACGGAGTTAGGCTTCCTTATGGCGATAGAGCTTCTAGCTATCGATGTCGACTTGAGTTTTGCACCGGTGCTCGATCTCAATGGTATTAGCCAAGTGATTGGCAAACGTAGTTTTAGTGATAATAAGGATGAAGTTGAATTACTTGCAAATGCATTTATTGCAGGGATGGAACATGCTGGAATGGCCAGCGTGGGTAAACATTTCCCAGGGCACGGCAGTGTAGAGGCTGATTCACATATCGCTAAGCCTGTCGACACAAGGCCAAAAGAGTCTATTTTTGCTAATGATATGCAGCCGTTTAAGGAGCTTATAGCGAAGGAACGACTGCAAGGGATCATGCCTGCACATGTTATTTATCCAAATGTAGATCCGCATCCAGCTGGATTCTCGACGTTTTGGCTGCAAGATGTTCTGCGTAAAGAGCTTGGATTTAATGGGGTAATCTTCTCTGATGACTTAGGGATGAAAGGTGCGGCTGTTGCTGGAGGTTATTGTGAGCGGGCGCAGGCTGCTATTGATGCAGGCTGCAACATGATTCTGGTCTGTAATGACAGTGTCGGTGCTACCGAGGTACTCCATGGCGTTAATTGGCCTAAGCAGGAGCAAAAAGTTAGTGCCAATTTGTTAAAACCTAAACTGGATGTTGTGGCTAATGCATTGCAAGATAATGGACGTTGGGAAAAAGCCAAAGCAATAGCAGCTGAAATTTTGAAAGATTGA
- a CDS encoding L-serine ammonia-lyase → MISVFDMFKIGIGPSSSHTVGPMKAGNIFINELSEQGLFESTDELRSELFGSLGQTGKGHGTGKAVILGLMGEAPDTVDTDKIDAILENVSNNEKLLLSDGREVKFSRANGVTYHRRKSLPAHANAMTLYAYANGKCIYERTYYSVGGGFILDEDEITAQDASPAAPIKSAPYDFDSAQQLLELCTEHGFSISSLMMANELSIADSDAIQEQLWQIWQTMKTCVERGYQKEGILPGGLKLRRRAPSLYRRLKAEGKSVVDPFTAMDWVDLFALSVNEQNAAGDRVVTAPTNGAAGIIPAVLSYYDMFVQEVDMDVCCRYLLTAAAIGILYKKNASISGAEVGCQGEVGVACSMAAAALTEIMGGTVEHVENAAEIGMEHNLGLTCDPVGGLVQVPCIERNAMGAVKAINASRMAMRGDGNHKVSLDKVIKTMMDTGKDMRSKYKETAKGGLAVNIVEC, encoded by the coding sequence ATGATTAGCGTATTCGACATGTTTAAGATAGGCATTGGCCCATCAAGTTCACACACGGTAGGCCCGATGAAAGCGGGCAACATTTTTATAAATGAGCTCTCAGAACAAGGTCTATTTGAATCTACTGATGAGTTACGGTCAGAACTATTTGGCTCACTGGGCCAAACTGGTAAAGGACATGGTACAGGTAAAGCCGTGATACTCGGTTTGATGGGAGAAGCACCAGATACCGTTGATACCGATAAGATTGATGCCATTTTAGAAAACGTCAGCAATAATGAAAAGTTATTGCTCAGTGATGGCCGAGAAGTGAAGTTTTCTCGTGCAAACGGTGTTACCTATCATAGACGTAAGAGCCTACCCGCCCATGCCAATGCCATGACCCTTTATGCTTACGCTAATGGTAAATGCATCTATGAACGGACCTATTACTCCGTAGGTGGTGGTTTTATTTTGGATGAAGATGAGATCACAGCCCAAGATGCCTCTCCAGCTGCACCTATAAAATCTGCCCCGTATGATTTTGACTCAGCACAACAACTACTTGAACTCTGTACTGAACACGGCTTTAGTATTTCATCATTAATGATGGCTAATGAGCTCAGTATTGCAGACTCTGACGCCATACAAGAGCAACTGTGGCAAATTTGGCAAACTATGAAAACCTGTGTGGAACGGGGTTATCAAAAAGAGGGTATTCTCCCCGGTGGATTAAAGCTAAGACGCCGCGCACCATCGCTTTACCGCAGATTAAAGGCGGAAGGGAAAAGTGTGGTCGATCCATTTACTGCGATGGACTGGGTAGACCTGTTTGCACTTTCAGTCAATGAGCAAAATGCGGCAGGCGATCGCGTTGTTACTGCACCAACCAACGGCGCCGCGGGGATCATTCCTGCAGTACTCAGTTATTACGATATGTTCGTACAAGAAGTGGATATGGACGTGTGTTGTCGTTACCTACTTACTGCTGCTGCGATTGGTATTCTTTACAAAAAGAATGCATCCATCTCCGGTGCAGAAGTAGGCTGTCAAGGTGAAGTCGGTGTGGCCTGCTCAATGGCTGCTGCCGCACTAACTGAGATAATGGGCGGTACAGTAGAGCATGTTGAGAATGCAGCTGAAATCGGTATGGAGCATAACTTAGGCTTAACCTGTGATCCCGTTGGCGGCTTGGTGCAGGTCCCCTGCATTGAACGTAATGCCATGGGCGCCGTAAAAGCAATTAACGCCTCACGAATGGCAATGCGCGGTGACGGTAACCACAAGGTGTCTTTAGACAAAGTGATTAAGACCATGATGGATACGGGCAAAGATATGCGTAGCAAGTATAAAGAAACTGCTAAAGGTGGTTTGGCTGTTAATATCGTTGAGTGCTAA
- a CDS encoding peptidoglycan binding protein CsiV, with translation MFRLSTNKLILALTAGVISSLSTTALAQEERWFEVEIYLYEHNAPTSEQWPDNTVKSRQRKTVDFITPLVSTDLTALNMGLNGCTSVDWATDSLNCNEQLNSSNQVKSLADIPMVIAASDPATAYLGDGAVLLAESQSQFKEIIATLKREKGNKSLLHMTWQQSMLPRNKAIPLKLYSGQDYSKDYEQNGQPLQLSQLNEELPQFDFMSSGFLADSKKPVWKLDGTLNIYLEHYLFIETAFNLREEGEKTVTLTHHDTTSFSNERQETALESVTSPFLYSIPMKQNRRVRSDEVHYFDHPKMGMIIQIRKMEQPTAQPEIDVLDNTSSANDVNSL, from the coding sequence GTGTTTAGACTATCAACAAATAAGTTAATACTCGCCCTAACAGCAGGTGTTATTTCAAGCCTGTCGACAACAGCCTTAGCCCAAGAAGAGCGTTGGTTTGAAGTCGAGATCTATCTATATGAGCACAACGCGCCTACGAGTGAACAATGGCCAGATAATACCGTTAAGTCGCGACAACGCAAAACCGTAGATTTTATCACCCCGTTAGTAAGCACTGATTTAACTGCGCTCAATATGGGACTTAATGGCTGTACCTCTGTAGATTGGGCAACTGATAGTCTCAATTGCAATGAGCAGCTTAACTCAAGCAATCAAGTTAAATCGCTCGCAGACATCCCGATGGTAATTGCAGCCTCTGACCCCGCTACGGCTTACTTGGGTGATGGCGCAGTTTTATTGGCTGAAAGTCAGAGTCAATTTAAAGAGATTATCGCGACGTTAAAACGAGAGAAAGGTAATAAAAGCCTACTGCATATGACATGGCAGCAATCCATGCTACCAAGAAACAAAGCGATTCCGCTTAAGCTCTATTCTGGTCAAGATTACTCCAAAGACTATGAGCAAAATGGACAGCCTTTGCAGCTTAGTCAGTTAAATGAAGAGCTGCCGCAGTTTGATTTTATGAGCAGTGGATTTTTAGCTGACAGCAAGAAACCAGTCTGGAAGCTTGATGGCACGCTTAACATCTACCTTGAGCATTATCTATTTATAGAAACTGCGTTTAATTTGCGTGAAGAGGGTGAGAAAACGGTCACATTGACTCATCATGACACAACAAGTTTTAGCAATGAGCGTCAAGAAACAGCGCTAGAGTCAGTAACTAGCCCATTCTTGTATTCGATTCCGATGAAACAAAATAGACGCGTTAGAAGCGACGAAGTGCATTATTTTGATCATCCAAAGATGGGGATGATCATTCAAATCAGAAAAATGGAGCAACCTACCGCGCAACCTGAGATTGATGTGCTGGATAATACCAGTAGCGCCAATGACGTAAACAGCCTTTAA
- the cysB gene encoding HTH-type transcriptional regulator CysB, with translation MKLQQLRYIAEVVNHNLNVSATAENLYTSQPGISKQVRMLEDELGIQIFGRSGKHLTHVTPAGLQVISIANDILGKVESIKKVAEEYTKPDQGELNIATTDTQARYALPHIIQGFIDRYPKVNLHMHQGTPSQISELAARGDADFAIATEAMHLYSDLIMLPCYHWNRSIVVTRDHPLASRSHISIEDLGRFPLVTYVFGFDRASEIEKSFNRAGLEPRVVFSATSADVLKTYVRLGLGVGVIASMAIDEHMDKDLVAIDASHLFAHSTTKIGFRKGNFLRTYMYDFIEHFAPHLTRTVVEKAVALRDPQQIEAMFADMQLPVR, from the coding sequence ATGAAGTTGCAGCAACTTAGATATATTGCAGAGGTGGTTAACCATAACCTCAATGTTTCTGCTACGGCAGAAAACCTCTATACTTCTCAACCTGGTATTAGTAAGCAAGTCCGTATGCTTGAAGACGAACTTGGTATTCAAATATTTGGTCGTAGCGGTAAGCACTTAACCCATGTGACTCCAGCTGGTCTTCAGGTTATTAGCATTGCGAATGATATTTTAGGCAAAGTAGAAAGTATTAAGAAAGTTGCCGAAGAATATACTAAACCTGATCAAGGTGAGCTAAATATTGCGACTACTGATACACAAGCTCGCTACGCTTTACCGCATATTATTCAGGGCTTTATTGACCGTTACCCAAAAGTTAATCTGCATATGCATCAAGGCACACCGTCACAGATCAGTGAGTTAGCAGCCCGTGGCGACGCAGATTTTGCAATTGCAACAGAAGCGATGCATCTTTATAGCGATCTTATTATGTTGCCGTGTTATCACTGGAATCGCTCAATAGTGGTCACCCGCGATCATCCGTTAGCCTCTAGAAGTCATATCAGTATCGAAGATCTCGGTCGCTTCCCCTTAGTCACTTATGTATTTGGTTTTGATCGCGCATCTGAGATTGAGAAATCATTTAACCGTGCAGGTCTTGAGCCACGTGTCGTCTTCAGTGCAACCAGTGCCGATGTGCTAAAAACGTACGTCAGGTTAGGGTTAGGTGTTGGTGTTATTGCTTCAATGGCAATCGATGAGCATATGGATAAAGATTTAGTTGCGATCGATGCAAGTCATCTATTTGCTCACAGTACCACCAAGATTGGTTTCAGAAAGGGTAACTTCTTAAGAACTTACATGTACGATTTCATCGAACATTTTGCGCCTCATTTAACTCGCACTGTTGTTGAAAAAGCGGTTGCGCTGAGAGATCCACAGCAGATTGAAGCGATGTTCGCAGATATGCAACTGCCCGTTAGGTAG
- a CDS encoding acylphosphatase: MKRVIIKITGKVQGVSFRQNTLFQATMLGITGYVSNIADGSVQVLAQGSYPAVDKLIDWCQKGAPMANVDKVYVEDDEADDIYLDFSIVQL; this comes from the coding sequence ATGAAGCGTGTCATCATTAAGATCACTGGAAAAGTTCAAGGTGTCTCTTTTCGTCAAAATACTTTGTTTCAAGCGACTATGCTCGGTATCACCGGCTATGTAAGTAATATTGCTGATGGCTCAGTTCAAGTGCTGGCGCAAGGTAGCTACCCAGCTGTCGATAAGTTAATTGATTGGTGTCAGAAAGGCGCACCGATGGCCAACGTTGATAAGGTTTATGTAGAGGATGACGAGGCAGATGATATCTACCTCGACTTTTCTATTGTTCAGTTGTAG